In the genome of Dermatobacter hominis, the window TCGTGCTGTCCGACGACGGCCGCCCCGCCCTCGCGGGCGCGCTGGGCGACGAGCTCGGGGCGCCGGTCGTGCTGGAGCCGTCGGCGGGTGCGCTGGAGGACCTCGTGCGGTCGGTCGACGCCGTCGTGCCCGCACCGGGCCTCCCCGAGCACCACCCCCTGTTCGTGCTCGCCGCGGCGCACGGGCGACCCGTGCTCAGCGAGTTCGACCTCGCCGCGGCCTGGGACGACCGGCCGGTGCTGGCGATCACCGGCACCAACGGCAAGACGACGGTGACCACGCTCGTCACCGCCATGCTCGAGCGGTCGGGCCGCCGGGCCGCGGCGGTCGGCAACCTCGACACGCCGCTGGTCGAGGCGATCGCCCGCGACGACCTCGACGTCTTCGTCGTCGAGGCGTCGTCGTTCCGGCTGGCCCACAGCCGCCGGTTCGCTCCGCTGGTCGGCACGTGGCTGAACTTCGCGCCCGACCACCTCGACGTGCACCGCACGCTCGACGACTACCGCATGGCCAAGGCGCGGATCTGGCGCGACCAGGGCGCCGGCGACACCGCCGTAGCCGCCGCCGAGGACCCGGTCGTCGACGCCGCCATCGTGGCCCGCACCCAGGTCGCCGCGGCCGAGGACGTGCCCGGGCCGGCCGTGCTCCGGTTCGGGCTCGCTCCGGTCGAGGGGGGCCGCGCCGTGGAGTACCACCAGGACGGCTCGCTGCTGGTCGGGCCGGCGCGCCCCGGCGGCGAGCCGGTCGAGCTCGTCGACGTCGCGGACATGTGGCGTGCGCTGCCGCACGACCGCACCAACGCGCTCGCGGCGGCCGCCACGGCGCTGGCCGGTGGCGCGACCGTCGAGGGCGTGCGCGCCGCGCTGCGCGACTTCCGCGGGCTGCCCCACCGGGTCGAGCTCGTGGGCGAGCGCGACGACGTGCGCTGGTACGACGACTCGAAGGCGACCGCGCCCCACGCCACGCTGGCCGCCCTGCGCGGGTTCGACTCCGTCGTGCTCGTGGCCGGCGGCCGGAACAAGGGCCTCGACCTCGGCGAGCTGCACCTCGGTGCCGACCACGTGCGGGCCGTCGTGGGCATCGGCGAGTCGGGCGCCGAGGTGCTCGCCGCGTTCCCCGACCGGCCGGGCCGGCTCGCCACGTCGATGGCCGAGGCGGTGGCCTCGGCCGCGGAGCTGGCCGAGGGCGGCGACGTCGTCCTGCTGTCGCCCGGCTGCGCCTCGTTCGACTGGTACGGCTCGTACTCGGAGCGGGGCGACGACTTCGCGGCCCGGGTCCGCGAGCTCGTGCTCGCCGGCGACGGGGGTGCGGCGTGACCGCCACCCGCCGCACCGGCACCCGCTCGTCGGGCACGAGCCGGAAGCCGGCCGCTTCCGGCCGTTCGACCGGTCGCAGCGCGACCGCGACGCGGCGCCCGGCCACCGGCACGCGGCGCTCGGCCACTGCGGCTCGACCCCGCCGGCCCGAGGTCGAGGTCGTCCGCCGGGGACCGAGCCCGTCGACGGTCGTCGTCGTCACGGTCTCGCTGCTCTGCGGGCTCGGCCTCGTGATGGTGTACTCCGCGTCGTCGGTCACCGCCGTGCGCACGCTCGGCAACAGCTGGGGGATCGTCGCCCGGCAGGCGATGTGGCTGGGCCTCGGCGTCGGCGCCGCGTTCGCCGCCTCCCGGGTCCCGTGGCGCGTCTGGCGCGACAAGGTGGCGCTGCCGCTGATGCTCGTGTCGGTCGCCGCCCTCGGCTACGTCGCGCTCGGCGTGCTCGTCCAGAAGGCGGCCGGGACGTCGCTGCCGTTCGTCATCACGGTCAACGGCGCCACCCGCTGGGTCGGCGTCGGCTCGATGCAGTTCCAGCCGTCGGACCTCGCCAAGCCGGCGCTCATCCTCTGGCTCGCCAAGCTGCTCTCCGAGCGCGGTCGCGACGTGCGGACCTGGGAGGGGCTCAAGCCGGTGCTCGTGTGGAGCGGGCTGACGTGCGCGCTCGTCGTGCTCGGCGACGACCTCGGCACGACGATGCTGCTCGGCGCCGTGACGTTGGCGATGGTGTTCATGGCCGGTGCGCCGCTGTCCAAGCTGGCCACGATGGGCGGGGTGTCGCTCGGCCTCGGGGCGCTGGCGATCGTCGGGCTGGAGCGGTTCCGGGTCACGCGCATCCTGGCCTTCCTCGAGCCCGACAAGTACCGGCAGGGCGCGGGCTGGCAGCTGTGGCAGTCCCAGATCGGTCTGGCGTCGGGCGGCCTCTTCGGGAGCGGCCCGGGCCTCGCGCGCTCCAAGTGGGGGTTCCTGCCCGAGGCCCACACCGACTTCATCCTCGCCGTGATCGGCGAGGAGCTCGGCCTGGCCGGCAGCCTCGTCGTCCTCGGCCTGTTCGTGGCCTTCATGGGCGCCGGCTGCGCGATCGGGATGCGGGCACGCTCGCCGTTCGGCCGGCTCGTCGCCTTCGGCGTGACCACCTGGATCGGCGTGCAGGCGCTCATCAACATCGGCGTGACGGTCGGGACGCTGCCGACGAAGGGCATCACGCTGCCGTTCGTCTCCTACGGCGGGTCCTCGCTGCTCATGGCGCTGTTCGGCGTCGGGATCCTGCTGTCGGTCGCCCGCGACGCATGATCTGCGTCGAGAGATGACGACGTCACACGCACCGACGACCTCCGACCGATGACCACCACCGACGCCTCCGGAGCGGGCCCCACCTGGGCGATCATCGCCGGGGGCGGCACCGCCGGCCACGTGCTGCCCGGCCTCGCCGTCGGTCGCGAGCTCGTCCGCCGCGGCCACGACCCGGCGTCGATCCACTTCGTCGGCGCCGAGCGGGGGATCGAGGTGCGCCTGGTGCCCGAGGCCGGCTTCGGCCTGACCGTGCTGCCGGGCCGCGGCATCGAGCGGACCGTCAGCCTCCAGAACGTGGTGGCGGTGCTCGGGCTCGTCTCGGCGCTGTGGAAGGCGATCGTGCTGGTGCGACGGCGCCGTCCCGCCGTCGTGCTGGCGCTCGGCGGGTTCGCCAGCGCGGCGTGCGCGATCGCCGCGGTGCTCTGGCGGGTGCCGCTCGTCGTGGCCGACCAGAACGCCCGTGCGGGCGCGGCCAACAAGCTCGTCGCCCGCTTCGCGGCGGCGTCGGCCGTGCCGTTCGAGGAGACCGATCTGCCCAAGGCGGTCGTGACCGGCAACCCGGTGCGCGAGGAGATCCTGGCCGTCGGCGCGGATCGCGACCGGGCCGGCGCCCGGGCCGAGCTCGGGCTGCCCGAGGACCGCACGGTGGTCGTGGCGTTCGCCGGCTCGCTCGGCTCGCGCCGCCTCAACACCGCGCTGTACGGCGCGGTCGAGCGCTGGGCGGACCGCGACGACCTGGCCGTGCACCACGTCATCGGCTCGCGGGACTGGGAGGACCGGCCCGACCTCGCCCGCGGCGCCGGCCTTGGGGACGGCGCCGGGGAGGGCGGGGCGGCCGAGGGCGCGACCGGGCTCGTGTACCAGCCGGTGCGCTACCAGGACCGCATGGACCTCGTGCTGGCGGCCGCCGACCTCGCCGTGTGCCGGGCCGGCGGCACGACCGTCGCCGAGCTGGCGGTGGTCGGCGTGCCCGCGGTGCTCGTGCCCCTGCCGATCGCGACGCGCGACCACCAGACCGCGAACGCCGGCCCCCTGGTGCGCGCCGGCGCGGCGGTGCTCGTCGCCGACGACGAGCTCGACACCGACCGGCTCGTGGCCGAGGTCGAGCGCCTGCTCGGCGGTGGCGGTGGCGGCCTGACGGCGATGGGCGCGGCGGCGCGGTCGGTGGGCCGGCCCGACGCCGCGGCGGCGGTCGCCGACCTGGTCGAGCGCGCCGCGTCCGGCGAGCGGGGCGGGAGCGGCGGCCGGTGAGCGCACCGCCCGACCTCGACCTGTCGGCGCCCCGGCGCGTGCACCTCGTCGCGATCGGGGGCGCGGGCATGAGCGGCATCGCCACCCTCCTCGCGCAGTCGGGGCACGAGGTGTCGGGCAGCGACGCGGTCGACTCACCCGTGCTCGACCGGCTCCGGAACCTGGGCGTGACGGCCTGGGTCGGCCACGACGCCGGCCACGTCGCGTCGCTCGACGAGCTCGACGTGGTCGGGATCAGCACGGCGGTCCCCGACGACAACCCCGAGGTGGTCGCCGCGCACGACCGCGGCGTGCCGGTGCTGCGCCGCACCGGCCTGCTGCCGGCCCTCGCCGCCGTGCGACCGCTCCTGTCGGTCGCGGGCACCCACGGCAAGACCACCACCACGTCGCTGCTCGTCGCCGCGCTGCGCGGCGCCGGCGAGGACCCGTCGTTCCTCACCGGGGCGCCCGTCGCCGCGCTCGGCGGGGTGGCGGCCGCCTGGCGGCCCGGCCCGTGGCTGGTGCTCGAGGCCGACGAGAGCGATGGCTCGTTCCTGTCGGGCCCGAGGGCCGGGGCGATCGTGACGAACGTCGAGCCGGACCACCTGGAGCACTGGGGCGGGTGGGAGGCGCTGAAGGACGGCTTCCGGCGGTTCCTCGCCGGCACCGACGGCCCCCGCGTCGTCTGCGCCGACGACGAGGTCGCCGCCGAGCTCGGCGCCGAGTCCGGTGCGGCCACCTACGGCACCGCGGAGGGGTCGGACCACCGGGTCACCGACCTCGAGCTCGGTCCCGACGGCAGCCGGTTCCGCGTCGTCGGCCCGGGGGCGACGGTCGACGTGGCGCTGCCGCTGCCGGGGCTGCACAACGCCCTCGACGCCGCCGGCGCGCTGGCGCTGGTCGCCGAGCTGGGCCTCGACGTGGCGGCCGCCGCCGCCGGCCTCTCCGACTTCGGCGGGGTGGCCCGGCGCTTCGAGCGCAAGGGCGTCGCGGCGGGGGTGACCGTCGTCGACGACTACGCGCACCTGCCGACCGAGGTGCGGGCCGCGCTCGCCGCCGGCGCGAGCGGGGGCTACGGGCGCGTGGTCGCCGTGTTCCAGCCCCACCGCTACTCCCGGACCCAGGCGCTGTGGCGCGAGTTCGGCGAGGCCTTCGGCGACGCGGACCTGCTCGTCCTCACCGACGTGTACCCGGCGGGCGAGGCGCCCCGGCCGGGCGTCACCGGCAAGCTGCTCGTCGACGCCACGCTCGACCACCACCCGCACCGCCCGCTCGCCTGGATGCCGTCGCTCGACGACGTCGTCCGCTACCTCGTCGCCGCGCTGCGGCCCGGCGACCTCCTCATGACCGTCGGCGCGGGCGACGTCACGACCGTCGGGCCGCGCGTCCTCGAGCAGCTCGAGGCGGCGGGCGCATGAGCGGCGAGGCCGTCTGGCGACCCGACGTCCCGATCGGGCCCCTCACCACCTACCGGGTGGGCGGCGCGGCCCGCTGGTTCCTGACCGTGCACCGGGTGGAGGACCTCCTCGACGTCGCCCGCCGCCTCGAGGGGCGGGCCGTCCTGGTGGTCGGCAAGGGCTCCAACCTCCTGGTCCGCGACGCGGGCTTCGACGGCCTCGTCGTCCAGCTCGGTGACGCGTTCGCCGGCATCGACGTGCTCGACGGGCCCCGGTCCGACGAGGACGTGGCCGGGTCGGCGACCGTGCGCGCCGGCGGCGCCGCCTTCCTCCCCGTCGTGGCCCGCCGGACCGTGGCGGCGGGGCTGACCGGCTTCGAGTGGGCCGTCGGGGTGCCGGGTTCGATCGGCGGCGCGGTCCGCATGAACGCCGGCGGCCACGGCTCCGAGATCGCGGAATCCCTCGTCGGGGTCCGCGTGGTCGATCTCCGCACCGGGGAGGATGGGTCGGTGCCCGCCTCGGACCTCGACCTCGCGTACCGGAGCTCGAACGTCCGCGACGACCAGGTCGTCGTCCACGCCGACCTCCGGCTGCGGCCCGGCGACGTCGCCGCCGGCGAGGCCGAGCTGTCCGAGATCGTGCGGTGGCGGCGCGAGCACCAGCCGGGTGGGCAGAACGCCGGCTCGGTGTTCACCAACCCCGAGGGCGACTCGGCCGGACGCCTGATCGACGCCGCGGGGTGCCGGGGCCTGCGCATCGGCACCGCCGAGGTGTCGACCAAGCACGCCAACTTCATCCAGGCCGACGCGGGCGGCTCGGCCGACGACGTGTTCGCGCTCATGGTCGCGGTCGCCCGGCGGGTCATGGACGAGCACGGCGTCGAGCTGCACCCCGAGACGCGCATGGTCGGCTTCCCGCCCTTCGCGGAGGCGATCGGGGCCGCGCCGTGACCGGGACGATCACGCCGCCCCGCCGGCCGCCGGCCCGCGCTGCGGAGCAGGGCACCGGCCGCGAGGACCCGCGCATGGCGCGACGTCGTGAGGACGTGCAGGCCGCGGCGCGCCGGCGCCGCCGGATCGTGGCCGCCGTGGTGGCCGCGCTCGTCGCGCTGTCGGCCGCGGCGGTCGGCGTGCTGCGCTCGCCGCTGCTCGACGTCGACCGGGTGTCGGTGGCCGGCTCCACCTCCGTCGACGCCGACGCGGTGCGGCGGGCGAGCGGCATCGACCGCGGCGACGCGCTGGTCGACGTCGACCTCGGCGCCGCCCGGCGGGCCGTGATGGCGCTGCCCGGGGTCGCCTCGGCCCGGGTGGCCCGCGACTGGCCGGGCACGGTCCGCATCTCGGTGACCGACGAGGTGGCGCTCGCCGTCCTCGTGGTCGACGATCGGCGCACGGTGATCGGTCGGGGCGGCCGGGTGCTCGGGCCGGCCGCCGGCGATGACGGCGACGGCGGGGGAGCGACCGGCGCGGCCGACGGTGCGGCCGGCGAGCCGGTCGAGGGGGCGGGGCTGCCCCAGGTCGCGGTCGAGGACACCTCGATCGGGGCCCGGCTGGCCACCGGCGACCAGGTGCCCGAGGAGCTCGACGGCCTGGTGGTGGTGCTGGAGCAGCTCCCGGAGCAGGTCCGGTTCCGGCTCGGCACGGTCGAGCTCGCCCGCGACGGCGCCGTCACGTTCGTGCTCGCCGACGACGCCGGACGGGTGATCCTCGGGCGACCCGAGGAGGTGCCGGCCAAGCTCCTGACGGCCGCCAGCCTGCTGGCCGGCGCCCGCCTCGACTGCCTCGACGTGCTCGACGTCAGGGAGCCCGGTCGA includes:
- a CDS encoding UDP-N-acetylglucosamine--N-acetylmuramyl-(pentapeptide) pyrophosphoryl-undecaprenol N-acetylglucosamine transferase, which encodes MTTTDASGAGPTWAIIAGGGTAGHVLPGLAVGRELVRRGHDPASIHFVGAERGIEVRLVPEAGFGLTVLPGRGIERTVSLQNVVAVLGLVSALWKAIVLVRRRRPAVVLALGGFASAACAIAAVLWRVPLVVADQNARAGAANKLVARFAAASAVPFEETDLPKAVVTGNPVREEILAVGADRDRAGARAELGLPEDRTVVVAFAGSLGSRRLNTALYGAVERWADRDDLAVHHVIGSRDWEDRPDLARGAGLGDGAGEGGAAEGATGLVYQPVRYQDRMDLVLAAADLAVCRAGGTTVAELAVVGVPAVLVPLPIATRDHQTANAGPLVRAGAAVLVADDELDTDRLVAEVERLLGGGGGGLTAMGAAARSVGRPDAAAAVADLVERAASGERGGSGGR
- the ftsW gene encoding putative lipid II flippase FtsW, whose product is MTATRRTGTRSSGTSRKPAASGRSTGRSATATRRPATGTRRSATAARPRRPEVEVVRRGPSPSTVVVVTVSLLCGLGLVMVYSASSVTAVRTLGNSWGIVARQAMWLGLGVGAAFAASRVPWRVWRDKVALPLMLVSVAALGYVALGVLVQKAAGTSLPFVITVNGATRWVGVGSMQFQPSDLAKPALILWLAKLLSERGRDVRTWEGLKPVLVWSGLTCALVVLGDDLGTTMLLGAVTLAMVFMAGAPLSKLATMGGVSLGLGALAIVGLERFRVTRILAFLEPDKYRQGAGWQLWQSQIGLASGGLFGSGPGLARSKWGFLPEAHTDFILAVIGEELGLAGSLVVLGLFVAFMGAGCAIGMRARSPFGRLVAFGVTTWIGVQALINIGVTVGTLPTKGITLPFVSYGGSSLLMALFGVGILLSVARDA
- the murD gene encoding UDP-N-acetylmuramoyl-L-alanine--D-glutamate ligase, with amino-acid sequence MSEPAGGGLPERRLLLHGLGITNAAVARAAVAHGLEVVLSDDGRPALAGALGDELGAPVVLEPSAGALEDLVRSVDAVVPAPGLPEHHPLFVLAAAHGRPVLSEFDLAAAWDDRPVLAITGTNGKTTVTTLVTAMLERSGRRAAAVGNLDTPLVEAIARDDLDVFVVEASSFRLAHSRRFAPLVGTWLNFAPDHLDVHRTLDDYRMAKARIWRDQGAGDTAVAAAEDPVVDAAIVARTQVAAAEDVPGPAVLRFGLAPVEGGRAVEYHQDGSLLVGPARPGGEPVELVDVADMWRALPHDRTNALAAAATALAGGATVEGVRAALRDFRGLPHRVELVGERDDVRWYDDSKATAPHATLAALRGFDSVVLVAGGRNKGLDLGELHLGADHVRAVVGIGESGAEVLAAFPDRPGRLATSMAEAVASAAELAEGGDVVLLSPGCASFDWYGSYSERGDDFAARVRELVLAGDGGAA
- the murB gene encoding UDP-N-acetylmuramate dehydrogenase, which encodes MSGEAVWRPDVPIGPLTTYRVGGAARWFLTVHRVEDLLDVARRLEGRAVLVVGKGSNLLVRDAGFDGLVVQLGDAFAGIDVLDGPRSDEDVAGSATVRAGGAAFLPVVARRTVAAGLTGFEWAVGVPGSIGGAVRMNAGGHGSEIAESLVGVRVVDLRTGEDGSVPASDLDLAYRSSNVRDDQVVVHADLRLRPGDVAAGEAELSEIVRWRREHQPGGQNAGSVFTNPEGDSAGRLIDAAGCRGLRIGTAEVSTKHANFIQADAGGSADDVFALMVAVARRVMDEHGVELHPETRMVGFPPFAEAIGAAP
- a CDS encoding cell division protein FtsQ/DivIB, which translates into the protein MTGTITPPRRPPARAAEQGTGREDPRMARRREDVQAAARRRRRIVAAVVAALVALSAAAVGVLRSPLLDVDRVSVAGSTSVDADAVRRASGIDRGDALVDVDLGAARRAVMALPGVASARVARDWPGTVRISVTDEVALAVLVVDDRRTVIGRGGRVLGPAAGDDGDGGGATGAADGAAGEPVEGAGLPQVAVEDTSIGARLATGDQVPEELDGLVVVLEQLPEQVRFRLGTVELARDGAVTFVLADDAGRVILGRPEEVPAKLLTAASLLAGARLDCLDVLDVREPGRPTISRRAGCDPGAPTVGASTTVPTTTTPKGTGGAGTKKGTAGNGTTGGAATKGATTTTAAGGTG
- the murC gene encoding UDP-N-acetylmuramate--L-alanine ligase — translated: MSAPPDLDLSAPRRVHLVAIGGAGMSGIATLLAQSGHEVSGSDAVDSPVLDRLRNLGVTAWVGHDAGHVASLDELDVVGISTAVPDDNPEVVAAHDRGVPVLRRTGLLPALAAVRPLLSVAGTHGKTTTTSLLVAALRGAGEDPSFLTGAPVAALGGVAAAWRPGPWLVLEADESDGSFLSGPRAGAIVTNVEPDHLEHWGGWEALKDGFRRFLAGTDGPRVVCADDEVAAELGAESGAATYGTAEGSDHRVTDLELGPDGSRFRVVGPGATVDVALPLPGLHNALDAAGALALVAELGLDVAAAAAGLSDFGGVARRFERKGVAAGVTVVDDYAHLPTEVRAALAAGASGGYGRVVAVFQPHRYSRTQALWREFGEAFGDADLLVLTDVYPAGEAPRPGVTGKLLVDATLDHHPHRPLAWMPSLDDVVRYLVAALRPGDLLMTVGAGDVTTVGPRVLEQLEAAGA